Below is a genomic region from Populus trichocarpa isolate Nisqually-1 chromosome 15, P.trichocarpa_v4.1, whole genome shotgun sequence.
CCCTGAGAAATTCATCTCCAACCAGGCACCAGAAAGTCAATGAAAGATGGTTCTTTCCAGGCTTTGCCTGCAATGGCTCTTGTTCAGACAAGAAATCTGTTTATACGGATAAAAATATTGGTCACAGAGAGACTCGTGGAAAAGAGCTCAGGAGGGAATCTGCTCGCAATCCTATCGGACTGGAAGGGACTAGAAAGCAGTCTCAATCAAGCCTAATCCAGGTGAAAGATGAGTTACACAGCCCGAGCTTTAAAAGAACGAGTGTTGGTTCAAAAAGAAGAGAGTACTTTGTGTTGCCGTGTGTTAATTCCGGGGTGCAAAACTTGAATCTTAAAGGAGGGGAGCAGAAGATCATAGAAGACGACCCACGAATATCCCTAGAGGTGTTCGGCTCCCATTTGCTTAAAAAGGAAGATATAGCACTGAATCTGGAGAGAAAGCTGTCTGTGCTAACATGGGATGCCATCCCAAAATCCCCACACCTCCCACCCACCTCAAGCAGTAGCGGCCAGATGTATGAAGATATTGAAAGCGATGGCAGTTCGGATCTGTTCGAGATTGAGAACCTATCTGGAAGTTCACATCTACAGCCTATATTCACCAAGCAAACATCTGATGGCATGTCTAGCTGTATGACACCAACCAGCCGGTACTATGAGCCAAGTGAGAGCAGCATTGAATGGAGTGTAGTCACCGCCAGTGCTGCTGATTTCTCAGCTGTTTCAGTGGACTATGATGAAAAGATGCTGGCTGAAAATAGCATAATTAATCCCTATTTAGCATCCACAGTGCCCAGAAGAAGCCGCCCAAATGGCCTATTGGGATGCAATAGTCAGAAAGCAGTAGATGTTGCTGAAACTGCACACAAGAGAAACGACAAGGCGAAGTCTCACTCGCAGCAGCTTCGAAGGACAGACGCACCCATCCCACTGCGGAATTTACAGGCTCATGAGAATATGGTGAAAGATCCTGATTTCCCTTGAATGATTCCCGATGCATTTTCAGCATAACAAATTAAGTAAGctctattaattatttgttgaaCTCTAGCTCGATCATGAGCGTCTCCGCTTCTTACATGTATGAAAGCATGAACATTCAAACAATATTAATATCAGggaaataattaagatttgcatctgataattatgtttaaaatttgcGTGAACATACATGCagcattaatatatattatgtaaaCAAAATCCTCTTACCTGCTACACAAGCTTGCTTTATATTACATGTAAATTAAGTTCCTAAATTCTCAGTCTGATTAGATTAGatattgtagattttttttagccATCGACATCGTAAATGTCATTCAAAGGGAGAACAACCCAGGAAACATGAAAAGTGAATGTTGATTTCTTTAGGTGTGTGGACCTTGAAGACACACAAATGAACCACACACCCGACCATCCATGTCTAGCCTCTTTCCTTTCTCCACTAATAAGAGCTCATTCTTGTTCTCTTGATTTATAACTTGGTGTGTCATTCATGTTTTGGACATTCTTGAAATCGTTCAACAGATTTACTTTTGGCTAGCCACCCTTGCCTCACATATAAGCCTACAAATCTAAAGCTCAGGTAGTTGGCATGTATGTATCTGTTTAGATATCTAAAGCTTCTGGCCCTACAAATGGAGACGCGCCTCCCCGACTCCCCCGCCCTGATAGAGGAGAGATCCATACATACTTCAGAGAGCAATAATTATAATacgtatattattattttaggccAAGAGATTATACATTTTGTTAGTACGTACTTATGCATCTATTACATTTTGCACGTGCATTTTccaaattattgaaattatgcTTCTTCGAGtaggtttgtttttgcatttaagAAATGTTTTTGATTGCTACAAactagtgtttttatatttttaaatcattttaatttattaatgttaaaagtaaattttaaaaaataaaatatttttttgatacattttcaactaaaaaataaacgtTACCGCAATCTAAATactatcttattattattatatcaaatccAACGCTTTTGGGATAAGTTTTAagtattttatcctttttcctTGTGAATATTAatagttttcttcattttaatattGTCATGTTAggacaataatttaatttttttatttgttgataatttaattatttttttattatgattcttGAAATTTGTTTAACTGTTGaactcaatttattattatattcttatattgattatgatgatgacacgtattctttttatatatataatttttttattatgaatttagcaatcatatttttgtataatttatatatatgattaatttttatacaatttataAGAATTATAAATACCATATAATACATGGATAATCggttacttttatttattttttattaaagttcaTACTAATATATTATATTCCACCAAATCAGCATATTGAATATGATCACATGAACACTGTTTAATTTACTATTATAACTCAAAACAATATTCACTCTTTCTGATTAACAACGATGGTGTTAGAGTAGGGATTTATTAATACTAGAGTTAATTGATCCAtctatcatatattttaaagtattatctCACACATTATTTGAAGTAATCTTTACTTTTATATATTCGAAAATTCTTCTCTCATTCATCTTTTTTGCCGCTTTTTAGACAAGAATTAATACCcaacaaccaaaacaaaaattgtatGGGAGAATACATGTTAGGGCACTTTTGTTGTCACGAGGTAATTTTTCGCTCTCGAATAAACCCGTGCGGCAACCTAGTCCCTCGCTAGGCTCAGCCTTCTCTCGCCAATCccactcgtgtttgcctagtaactaagcaagcggaatacacaagcaagaataagaatcaaagtgCACAACAAGCTTTATAGGAACTCTTTCCCAACCTTTATTGATCTCGTTAACAAAGAAAACTATACACAATTCCgtatgtgtgctatgcacaaagaTTGCATGCTATACCAAGTTACCTCTAACTAGTGCTCTACATGTTCTTGCATGCCCCTACATGCTGAACATTCCCAACGCATGCTGCTGCATTCCCATACATGCCGCCCCCTCAATCAAAAGCTACAACAAGTATTTATAGACAAGTATTTACAAGGCACACCCCTCATTCCTACTTTTAAGGAAGTAGTGGGACACTATCTCACCCATGTTCACCCATGAACATAGTGGCCCCATTATCTACCAAGTAGTGGGAAGTTTCCCCCCCATGATCCCCCATGATCTTTAGTGGGTTGAGAGTAACCCCTGGTCAGCCCCCATGTTCAGCCCCCATGATCCCATGATCTTGGATATCCATAACTGCCACTACGTACCCACGTTCTGCATGCCCACCTGGCAGCCCCTGCTGCCAGCTCTTGCTGCGTCATCTGTTGAGTCATTCACATGCCTTGGACAGTCCTTCGTCCAAGTTTCAGATCGTGCCAAGTCAAGCCCCTGACTTGCACAAGCTGCTGCGCGCTGCcgaattcgcatctgcgtgcaggctgccaattcctgcgctgccgaattcgcatctgcgtgcaGGCTGCCAATGTCTTCGCTGTCGAATTCCTCGACAGCCCCAGTTCTCGTCAGCCTATGCCCCTGACGAGTTTTCCTGCCTGGCTTGGACATTCCATCGTCAAGCCCATGTTCGTCAACA
It encodes:
- the LOC18105795 gene encoding protein PHYTOCHROME KINASE SUBSTRATE 3 — encoded protein: MDSKSPDLREASFSSYLTQQEDNFVLKLTDQSVQFTHPAKITSSQEISLPARSERTKAEEGEISVFGAERYFNMKLDDDSPRIVDNINAGKYVHEKEYPVDRQRMRPRSRLGTPSVSSEASWNSKKALLPNTLRNSSPTRHQKVNERWFFPGFACNGSCSDKKSVYTDKNIGHRETRGKELRRESARNPIGLEGTRKQSQSSLIQVKDELHSPSFKRTSVGSKRREYFVLPCVNSGVQNLNLKGGEQKIIEDDPRISLEVFGSHLLKKEDIALNLERKLSVLTWDAIPKSPHLPPTSSSSGQMYEDIESDGSSDLFEIENLSGSSHLQPIFTKQTSDGMSSCMTPTSRYYEPSESSIEWSVVTASAADFSAVSVDYDEKMLAENSIINPYLASTVPRRSRPNGLLGCNSQKAVDVAETAHKRNDKAKSHSQQLRRTDAPIPLRNLQAHENMVKDPDFP